From a single Arachis hypogaea cultivar Tifrunner chromosome 3, arahy.Tifrunner.gnm2.J5K5, whole genome shotgun sequence genomic region:
- the LOC112791037 gene encoding patellin-3: MMAEEAPKNQEAVVVTHVPPPEAEEEKKQPVTLGTHLSKLPESGTFKEESTKLSDLPETHNKALQELKSLVQEALNNHQFSVPNQPKQQHKPEEAVTAEKESETKEEEKASEPATKTDNEDEVGEEVKETAVVEVEEKVVAAPSIDDDGAKTVEAIEETVVAVSVSTTESPHPPAQKVCQEAKEDVPLPPEEVSIWGIPLLADERSDVILLKFLRARDFKVKDAFAMMKNTIRWRKEFGIDELMEENLDCDELEKVVFMHGFDKEGHPVCYNIFGEFENKELYKKTFSDEEKRQRFLRWRIQFLEKSIRKLDFNPGAISTIVQVNDLKNSPGLAKWELRQATKEALQLLQDNYPEFVAKQVFINVPWWYLAVNRMISPFLTQRTKSKFVFAGPSKSADTLLRYISAEQLPVKYGGLSKEGEFGNSDAVTEITVKPATKHTVEFPVTEKCLLSWELRVIGWEVSYGVEFVPSSEGSYTVIIQKARKVSSSEEPVLCNSFKVGETGNVVLTIDNPTSKKKKLLYRLKTKTSPSD, encoded by the exons ATGATGGCCGAGGAAGCTCCAAAGAACCAAGAGGCGGTGGTGGTTACACATGTTCCGCCGCCTGAGGccgaggaagagaagaagcagcCCGTGACTTTGGGCACTCACCTCTCCAAGCTTCCGGAATCCGGAACCTTCAAGGAAGAAAGCACCAAGCTTTCTGATCTCCCTGAGACCCACAACAAGGCGCTACAAGAACTCAAGAGCCTCGTTCAGGAAGCTCTTAATAACCACCAATTCTCTGTCCCTAACCAACCCAAGCAACAACACAAGCCTGAAGAAGCTGTAACTGCTGAGAAAGAAAGTGAAacgaaagaggaagaaaaagctTCTGAACCTGCCACGAAAACAGACAACGAGGACGAGGTGGGAGAAGAAGTGAAAGAAACCGCAGTGGTTGAGGTTGAAGAAAAGGTGGTGGCTGCTCCATCCATTGATGATGATGGTGCAAAAACTGTTGAGGCTATTGAAGAGACCGTTGTTGCTGTCTCTGTTTCAACAACAGAAAGTCCACATCCACCGGCACAGAAAGTTTGCCAAGAAGCCAAGGAGGACGTGCCATTGCCACCGGAAGAGGTATCCATTTGGGGGATACCACTTCTTGCAGACGAAAGAAGCGACGTCATCCTCTTGAAGTTCCTGCGCGCCAGAGACTTCAAAGTGAAAGACGCTTTCGCCATGATGAAGAATACAATCCGGTGGAGGAAAGAGTTCGGAATCGATGAGCTAATGGAGGAGAATTTAGATTGTGATGAACTGGAGAAGGTGGTGTTCATGCATGGATTCGACAAAGAAGGACACCCTGTTTGTTACAACATATTCGGCGAGTTCGAGAACAAGGAGCTGTATAAGAAGACATTCTCTGATGAGGAGAAGAGGCAGAGGTTCCTGAGATGGAGGATTCAGTTCTTGGAGAAGAGTATTAGGAAACTGGACTTCAATCCTGGCGCCATTTCCACCATTGTTCAGGTCAATGATCTCAAGAACTCGCCTGGTCTTGCCAAGTGGGAGCTTAGACAAGCTACCAAAGAAGCCCTTCAGCTACTTCAGGACAATTACCCTGAATTTGTGGCCAAACAG GTGTTCATCAATGTGCCATGGTGGTACCTTGCTGTGAATAGAATGATAAGCCCTTTCCTTACCCAGAGAACCAAGAGCAAGTTTGTGTTTGCAGGGCCTTCAAAATCAGCAGACACCCTTTTGAG ATACATAAGTGCAGAGCAACTTCCGGTGAAGTATGGTGGACTAAGCAAAGAAGGGGAGTTCGGAAACTCCGATGCTGTTACGGAAATCACAGTGAAGCCAGCAACGAAACATACGGTGGAATTTCCTGTTACTGAG AAATGTTTGCTTTCTTGGGAGCTGAGAGTTATAGGGTGGGAAGTAAGCTATGGTGTTGAATTTGTTCCAAGCTCGGAAGGTAGCTACACAGTGATTATTCAGAAGGCTAGAAAGGTTTCTTCATCAGAAGAACCAGTGCTTTGCAACAGTTTCAAGGTTGGTGAGACTGGAAATGTTGTCCTCACCATTGATAATCCAACCTCTAAGAAGAAGAAGCTCCTCTATCGCTTGAAGACCAAGACTTCCCCTTCTGATTGA
- the LOC112780093 gene encoding uncharacterized protein, which yields MEPPCGPSSEPRILEVRRVGGVHSCLAPTISQDHRQLNSSLIYRVILPLIQSNPSVSILVLQREVQASYHFKPFYGKLWMAKQKAIAQIYGIGKKRTTRFPSCFRHCKAVFLVPFETYASNHSTMDTSWYGGVLHIAMAQDGNSNILPIAFVIVESEITESWSFFLTNLRRYVTPQDGLLVISDRSQAIKTALSFDDSGWHPPRAYHADYEWYMDALRRLSPTMVDWASHFRKEIWLQHCDSGCQFGHMTTNLSECINAVLKGTWYLLISAIVRITYERLQKLFVTKGKEAQSQLAAGCRFSRRLLATIEKNREWIPMIRVTYCDRRTSVFVVEELEPFEGWGAGLPCSAIGWHM from the exons ATGGAGCCTCCGTGTGGCCCTTCATCAGAACCTCGAATACTG GAGGTTCGGAGGGTGGGTGGAGTGCATAGTTGTCTAGCACCCACTATATCTCAAGACCATCGTCAGCTCAACAGCAGTCTGATCTACCGGGTCATCTTGCCATTGATTCAGTCCAACCCCTCTGTAAGCATTTTGGTTTTGCAACGAGAGGTCCAAgcaagctatcacttcaaaccgTTCTATGGAAAGTTGTGGATGGCAAAGCAGAAGGCAATTGCACAAATCTATGGGATTGGGAAGAAGCGTACAACAAGGTTCCCAAGTTGCTTCAGGCACTGCAAAGCTGTTTTCCTGGTACCATTTGAGACCTATGCGTCAAACCATTCTACGATGGACACCTCCTG GTATGGTGGTGTGTTGCATATTGCGATGGCGCAAGATGGGAACAGCAACATCTTGCCTATTGCTTTTGTCATCGTGGAGTCCGAGATCACCGAGTCATGGTCGTTCTTCCTAACTAATCTGAGACGCTACGTCACCCCACAAGACGGCCTGCTGGTTATCTCCGATAGATCTCAAGCTATTAAGACTGCGCTTAGCTTCGATGATAGTGGTTGGCATCCCCCCAGAGCCTACCAT GCCGATTACGAGTGGTACATGGATGCGTTGAGGAGGCTCTCGCCTACGATGGTTGACTGGGCTAGTCATTTTAGGAAGGAGATTTGGCTACAACATTGCGACAGCGGGTGTCAATTTGGTCACATGACGACAAATCTGTCCGAGTGCATCAATGCAGTGTTGAAGGGCACCTGGTACTTACTGATTTCTGCCATTGTGCGCATCACGTATGAGAGATTACAGAAGTTATTCGTGACGAAGGGCAAAGAGGCACAGTCACAGCTCGCTGCTGGATGCCGGTTCTCACGGAGACTATTGGCCACCATTGAGAAAAACAGAGAATGGATTCCGATGATACGTGTCACTTACTGTGACAGGCGGACGTCGGTATTTGTTGTGGAGGAGCTTGAGCCGTTTGAGGGATGGGGGGCGGGTCTTCCGTGTTCAGCTATCGGATGGCACATGTGA